Below is a window of Entelurus aequoreus isolate RoL-2023_Sb linkage group LG07, RoL_Eaeq_v1.1, whole genome shotgun sequence DNA.
GTGTGGGGTCGTCTATCTGTTGTTGTCTTTATTGGCAGCTGGCACTACTTCCTTCAGTCAGACCTTATTTTCACAAATGTCTTTCATGCTGACTTGTTATTCATCCTCCTTCCTGTGTTATGTATCTTCACAAAAGGATAGACAAAGTTTCAGTTCCGGCTGGTTGCTATTTTAGCACTCCAGCTTACATTGCCGTGTGTGGACGGTTCTGTCTTTGCTCTTCAAAGTCGAGCTGCAGACAGCATTGAAGGGGACCGTGCACCCCCATGACTGTTAGGCCTCAGGAAAGACTGCTAGCAAACATACTGAAGTAAGTTGAAGCGTAGGGAGTGACAGTTTATCACATTTGTGTCTGTAAATGAAATTAACCTGACGGTTTTGGACCCAAATattacattgtcttgctgaaataagcaggggcgtccatggtaacgttgcttggatggcaacatatgttgctccaaaacctgtatgtacctttcagcattaatggcaccttcacagatgtgtaagttacccatgtcttgggcactaatacacccccacaccatcacagatgctggcttttcaactttgcgcctatatcaatccggatggttcttttcctctttggtccggaggacacgacatccacagtttccaaaaacaatttgaaatgtggactcgtcagaccacagaacacttttccactttgtatcagtccatcttagatgagctcaggcccagcgaagccgacagcatttctgggtgttgttgataaacggttttcgccttgcataggagagttttaacttgcacttacaggtgtagcgaccaactgtagttactgacagtgggtttctgaagtgttcctgagcccatgtggtgatatcctttacacactgatgtcgcttgttgatgcagtacagtggcttggccttgtcttgctgaaataagcaggggcgtccatggtaactttgcttggatggcaacatatgttgctccaaaacctgtatgtacctttcagcattaatggcgccttcacagatgtgtaagttaagttaaagttaaagtaccaatgattgtcacacacacactaggtgtggtagaatttgtcctagtgtgtgtgtgacaatcattggtactttaactttaacttaacttacacatctgtgaaggcgccattaatagatgtgtaagttacccatgtcttgggcactaatacacccccataccatcacagatgctggcttttcaactttgcgcctatatcaatccggatggttcttttcctctttggtccggaggacacgacgtccccagtttccaaaaacaatttgaaatgtggactcgtcagaccgcagaacacttttccactttgtatcagtccatcttagatgagctcaggcccagcgaagccgacggcatttctgggtgttgttgataaacggttttcgccttgcataggagagttttaacttgcacttacagatgtagcgaccaactgtagttactgacagtgggtttctgaagtgttcctgagcccatgtggtgatatcctttacacactgatgtcacttgttgatgcagtacagtggcttggccttgtcttgctgaaataagcaggggcgtccatggtaactttgcttggatggcaacatatgttgctccaaaacctgtatgtacctttcagcattaatggcgccttcacagatgtgtaagttaagttaaagttaaagtaccaatgcttgtcacacacacactaggtgtggtggaatttgtcctagtgtgtgtgtgacaatcattggtactttaactttaacttaacttacacatctgtgaaggcgccattaatagatgtgtaagttaagttacccatgtcttgggcactaatacacccccataccatcacagatgctggcttttacactttgcacctataacaatccggatggttcttttcctctttggtccggaggacacgacatccacagtttccaaaaacaatttgaaatgtggactcgtcagaccgcagaacacttttccactttgtatcagtccatcttagatgagctcaggcccagcgaagccgacggcatttctgggtgttgttgataaacggttttcgccttgcataggagagttttaacttgcacttacaggtgtagcgaccaactgtagttactgacagtgggtttctgaagtgttcctgagcccatgtggtgatatcctttacacactgatgtcgcttgttgatgcagtacagcctgaaggatggaaggtcacgggcttagctgcttacgtgcagtgatttctccagattctctgaaccctttgatgatattacggagcgtagatggtgaaatccctaaattccttacaatagctggttgagaaaggtttttcttaaactgttcaacaatttgctcacgcattcgttgacaaagtggtgaccctcgccccatccttgtttgtgaatgactgagcatttcatggaatctacttttatacccaatcatggcacccacctgttcccaatttgcctgtgggatgttccaaataagtgtttgatgagcattcctcaactttatcagtatttattgccacctttattttatttctttatcattatttacctttcccaacttctttgtcacgtgttgctggcatcaaattctaaagttaatgattatttgcaattttttttttttaatcagtttgaacatcaaatatgttgtctttgtagcatattccactgaatatgggttgaaaatgatttgcaaatcattgtattccgtttatatttacatctaacacaatttcccaactcatatggaaacgggttgtAGACACATTATTTTTTCCCCTTGAATAACTTAAAAATGACAGGTTGGCTCATGGTTGGGgcaggtcaatcaatcaatcaaactactTATATATACCGCGGCCCTCCTCatcatgtagttgaatagcccagtTTTAAACTGACATATTCCCACACTAGAGTGgtgttatttaccgtatttttcggactataagtcgcagtttttttcatagtttggccgggggtgcgacttatactcaggagcgacttatgtgtgaaattattaacacattaccgtaaaatatcaaataatattatttagctcattcacgtaagagactagacgtataagatttcatgggatttagccattaggagtgacagattgtttggtaaacgtatagcatgttctatatgttatagttatttgaatgactcttaccataatatgttacgttaacataccaggcacgttctcagttggttatttatgcctcatataacgtacacttattcagcctgttgttcactattctttatttattttaaattgcctttcaaatgtctattcatgGTGTTGggctttatcaaataaatttccccaataaatgcgacttatactccagtgcgacttatatatgttttttcccttctttattatgcattttcggccagtgcgacttatacaccggagcgacttatactccgaaaaatacggtagtttttccATTACTTTGTTGTCCATGTCTGCCACTGTGTTGGTCACGGGCTAACTTGTTGCACAGTGTGATGCTAGCGGCCTCACCTCGCCGCACAAAGACGCATATTAAAGGACAAGAGGATTCACCCTCTTCTTTTTGCTATGGTACAAACGCGTGCAGCTGCTATACCCGATGAAAAGTGTGAATGCTCTTGTAGCCCTTATCAACGCTGGAAAAGTTACcgcctttattttaatttttctttcggttaattgacttatcgcaTATTGGCCCAGTTCTAAACACATGAttttaaaaaagatacatttaataTACTTTTGTGTTTTATTCTCTCTTAAGGATATTTTTCAATGTCTTGACAAAGAGAGTGGTCACCTTATATTCAGGTCAGTGGGACAATTACCACTCTTGCTGAGTGGAAGTCGACCTTCAGTTATTATCTTAGTTGTTACCAGGGACAATATTGCTATAATTGACAACTTTTAACCTATATTTTTATGCACAGACATTGATAAAGCTTATTTGTATTAGAGATGCAGGAGTAGTACTTTAGGAAGTCTTACAGGAACCTTTTGGTTGTTCTCTTGCCAGACCCTTTAGAACAGGACTACCCATTAGATCGATCATTGTGGATGGTGTGTCGGTCGATCgcgaggcattaaaaaaaacggacctACAATTTACCAATCATCAATcctcactatgacgtcactttcctcACTTGATTAGCGTTCACGGTCCCCGAGGATTTTGTGAGATGACGACTGGCGGTAATGCGAGAAGCACATTTCATTTAAACAGACTCTCTCTCCGTACCGGCCGTCAAAAGTGTAAAGACTGACCTCGCAGGtcttgtcttcacaataaaagtgctgctccatcctgcctgcgctatcaAAATAAGTGTGTAAAAAATCCCGCGCACACAACCTAGCGAGCTACGGAGTAAATTCCAATGTGTTTCTTGTAAAGGGTATagaaaggagtatggaagctggacaaattagaagctaaaaaccaaccactttcatatatatatatatatatatatatatatatatatatatatatatatatatatatatatatatatatatatatatatatatatatatatatatacacactaccgttcaaaagtttggggtcacccaaacaattttgtgtttgagccttcatttctaagaacaagaatagaccgtcgagtttcagatgaaagttctctttttctggccattttgagcatttaattgaccccacaaatgtgatgctccagaaactcaatctgctcaaaggaaggtcagttttgtagcctctgtaacgagctaaactgtttttagatgtgtgaacatgattgcacaagggttttctaatcatcaattagccttctgagccaatgagcaaacacattgtaccattagaacactggagtgatagttgctggaaatgggcctctatacacctatgtagatattgcaccaaaaaccagacatttgcagctagaatagtcatttaccacattagcaatgcatagagtgtatttatttaaagttaagactagtttaaagttatcttcattgaaaagtacagtgcttttccttcaaaaataaggacatttcaatgtgaccccaaacttttgaacggtagtgtatatatatattagagatgtccgataatatcggccgataaatgccttaaaatgtaatatccgaaattattggtatcggttttttattatcggtatcgttttttttttattttttattattaaatcaacataaaaaacacaagatacacttacaattagtgcaccaacccaaaaaacctccctcccccattcacactcattcacacaaaagggttgtttctttctgttattaatattctggttcctacattatatatcaatatatatcaatacagtctgcaagggatacagtccgtaagcacacatgattgtgcgtgctgctggtccactaatactactaacctttaacagttaattttactaattttcattaattactagtttctatgtaactgtttttatattgttttacttttcttttttattcaagaaaatgtttttaatttatttatcttattttataattttttaaaaaaggaccttatcttcaccatacctggttgtccaaattaggcataataacgtgttaatctacgactgtatatatcggtatcggttgatatcggtaattaagagttggacaatatcggaatatcggatatcggatatcggcaaaaagccattatcggacatccctaatatatatatatatatatatatatatatatatatatatatatatatatatatatatatatatatatatatatatatatatatatatatatatatatatatatatatatatccatccatccatccatccatccatccattttctaccgcttgtcccttttggggtcgcggggggtgctggagcctatctcagctgcattcgggcggaaggcggggtacaccctggacaagtcgccacctcatcgcagggccatatatatatatatatatatatatatatatatatatatatatatatatatatatatatatatatatatatatatatatatatatatatatatatatatatatatatatatatatatatatatatatatatatatatatatatatatatatagcataatactacctccaccatgcttgatggtagggatggtgttcctgggattaaaggcatcaccttttctcctccaaacatattgctgggtattgtggccaaacagctaactttttgtttcatctgacatcaaattggcctgttttgctgccaatgggacgggtgctttacagagagtaaattggacaatgaaaaaggaggattacttccaaattcttcaggacaacctaaaatcatcagcccggaggttgggtcttgggcgcagttgggtgttccaacaggacaatgaccccaaacacacgtcaaaagtggtaaaggaatggctaaatcaggctagaattaaggttttggaatggccttcccaaagtcctgacttaaacgtgtggacaatgctgaagaaacaagtccatgtcagaaagccaactaatttagctgaactgcaccaattttgtcaagaggagtggtcaaaaattcaaccagaagctggtggatggctaccaaaagcgccttattgcagtgaaacttgccaagggacatgtaagcaaatattaacattgctgtatgtatacttttgacccagcacatttgctcacattttcagtagacccataataaactcataaaagaaccaaacttcatgaagtatgtgctccaatctcaagacagccatgacattatgttctttacaagtgtatgtcaacttttgaccacgactgtgtgtataatatatatatatatatatatatatatatatatatatatatatatatatatatatatatatatttatacatatatatatatatatatatatatatatatatatatatatatatatatatatatatatatatatatatatatatatatatatatatatatatgtatgtatgtatatatatatatatatatatatatatatatatatatatatatatatatatatatatatatatatatatatatatatatatatatatatatatatatatatatatatatatatagtcatttgacaagtagcttgcctgctgaaaaaaatgtttgcacccctgctttagaacatGAGCATAATGGTTTTGTGTTGCCGTGTAGTTATACTTTCTCACTCTATTCGTTTTTGGAGGATCTTTCTAAAATCTTACGCTAATTCGATTCAGCATTGCTTGAAAGCATTGGAGAGAGTTTAATTATTCCTCCGGGGAGTTTTTCCTAGGTCCTGTCAAGGTTATAGAGAGAGTTAAGTATTGCCTGCTTTTAAATGGCCTCAGCATATTAGCTTCTGGGATATTACTGCAAAAGATGTCTGCATCAACTGGAAGCAGGAGTCTTTGTGTGCATGTGACCTTACAAGACCTGCACACAATACTCATTTTAAAATAGTTGGGTAGTCTTTGTACTTTATACCTCATATCCTATGCGTTCTCATCATTTAGTCCATCTGAATCTGCCATCCTAATTTGGCTTTAGGACagcttaaggcaggggtgtccaaactttttccactaagggccgtacacggaaaaatttaagcgtgcgggggccattttgatatttttcattttcaaaccttaacaaaatatatggatttatttttattttttaaacctttaggtctcagtcattaaactgttaaaaataagtaaaattattattattattttttatttaacccttacagtaaatctctatatcaacttgaggttgatataaagtaaaaaaaaaaaaaggttgtctgtcaaagacaactttgttttttatagtaaaactgaaatatgcagtatttagtaattagagccttaaaagatcaataatgcaggacaccattgatttttttttatctttaatatttttgagtattcacagtgaaaagttcaataaaatcccactaaatatatttgggatccaaaaggtatagctcggttggtagagcggccgtgccagcaacttgagggttccgggttcgatccccgcttccgacatcctagtcactgccgttgtgtctttcagcaagacactttacccacctgctgccAGTACCACCCaccctggtttaaatgtaacttagatattgggtttcactatgtaaaagcgctttgagtcaatagagaaaagcgctatataaaatataaatcacTAAATCacttcataaagtgatacatttttattaaactgctcccacagtggagtgttttaagtctcgtcttaagacccacttttattctttggcttttaacactacgtgagttgtgtggtcttctgtcctctgttgtcctgtgtggttagggttatacattttgatgtctattttactgttttaattggttttaccctttaaaatcgtttttaatcatatttattttttatattgtctctgtattggttttctattcatttattctttgtttttattcagtcattggtgtagcataatattgtttttaatattgtttttaatatcgtttttaatattgtttttaacatggctgtgcagcactttggaaacattcttgttgtgtaaatgtgctatataaataaagtggattggattggattggattagtttttttttacttttaacactcaaattatgagatcaacttcagatatatctgtcgattttacgtttgaactattattttgtttgttttatgctcttctgtcaaataaaactttgatgtttttatatggcaaccacacaatatatgcaatattttttccacataaaacattttaaagtgatattttttaagtaataattcattataacagatttttagtcttttttttttttttttagcaatggcaaaataaacaaagacaaaagaaaaaaaaacagcctgcatggcagctttgtgtcaacattgcaactttttcttgttagatttcaacttaattccactttttttttattttaattttaatttttgcaatattatcaattttgcaatttttgcagaatgtgtggcgggccggtaaacaattagctgcgggccgcaaatggcccccgggccgcactttggacacccctggcctaaggaCAATATTATAGAGAGACATTTCTACCTTTGCTGTATTACAGAATGCAttactattagagatgtccgataatatcggccggccgatattatcggccgataaatgctttaaaatgtaatatcggaaattatcggtatcggcctttttattatcggtatcgtttttttgttgttgttttttttatttaaatcaacataaaaaacacaagatacacttacaattagtgcaccgacccaaacaacctccctcccccatttacactcattcacacaaaagggttgtttccttctgttattaatattctggttcctacattatatatcaatatatatcaatacagtctgcaagggatacagtccgtaagcacacatgattgtgcgtgctgctggtccactaatagtactaacctttaacagttaattttactaattttcattcattactagtttctatgtaactgattttatattgttgtactttcttttttattcaagaaaatgtttttaatgtatttatcttgttttattttattaattaaaaaaaaaagaaggaccttatcttcaccatacctggttgtccaaattaggcataataatgtgttaattccacaactgtatatatcagtatcggtatcggttgatatcggtatcggtaattaaagagttggacaatatcggaatatcggcagaaagccattgtcggacatccctaattactatGTTTTTATAGCGTGTGTAGGCATGGTTGGCAATAACTGTTTGAGCTCTGTAaatagcgtgacatcacagcgaCGGAATATTTAAACAGAGAACCTGCATCCGAAATAAATTGGATGCAGAGCGGATAAAGCAGGTTTTGTGTTTGATGCATCAACTACAATGAACTTGAAGTACATTTTGAATTGCTTTATTTCATACATTTGAACATTTGAGAAAAATGCTGAAGCGGTCAAAAGTGTTGTTATTAGCAGCCATAAAGGATGTTGAGCCTTGTGATGTCAATTCTGGACATGCCCTGCCTCTGGCCGATATTGGCGCCGGAATTGGGGACGATGGTGTCTCTCCCATTGATGCTGAAGGCTGTTCTTCCATAGTGCATGATGGAGGAGTAGTCGTAGCGGGTGTTCAGGTTGTTGGTGTTCTTCTTGTCGAAGTTGAAGGCCATCTGGGGGTCGATGTTCTGCCAGATGATTCTGACATAGCTGTCACGGTCGCTTCTGGTCTGCTCGTGCAGGAAGCCCAGAGCATGAAGGAACTCGTGCTGGATGATGCCGTGGTAGATGCAGCCTTGACGGTTGAGTGACACCACCTGCCTCCCTCCCTGTCTGCCCAGAGCTGCGAAGCAACCACCTTTGTTCTCAACGCTGATGAAGTCGTATTCATTGCGCCGGGGGACGAAGCGGATGCAGGACCTGCCGTGGAAAGACTGAAGTGCCCTCTCAATCTTCTGCCTCTCCATGCCGCTGAATTGAGGACTAAGGATATAGGGGATCGTCACCAAGCCGTTGGAAGATTTCCTCCACAGGCAGCTATTGGACAAGCACCTCAGGGCATTTCTGGTTTGGGGAAGCAGCATGTCTCCTTCCATTAATAACTCACTTGTGCCATTGTTGGTGGTCAGGATTGCGGTGGTAATGTCAATGGTCTCCTCGTCATTTCCTGAGAATTCTTCATCCATGTCCTGTTGAGCCTGAGCTAGGCCAAGCAAGAGGAGCATCAGCAGACTGGCAACGGGACTCATTTTCAGCTTGGTTCTTGTGGAGTTCTGCTGTTGAGAGACTCTTTGAAGACTGATGTCCTTCTTGGTTCAATCTGGGGTCTTTATACTTTGCTGCACAGGTGTGGCTGTAGGAAGATTACAGTTTGAAGGCCTAAACAAACATCTGAAGGGTGGACTCCACTGGCAATCCTTCCAGTATCCTTTGTTGCTACAGCTAAACAAAGTAGACAATATGAGGGGGATGAGGGGTTTGGATATTGTATTTCTGTTGAAGTCCCTCCTTCTACATAGTCTGACTGTGAGGTAATTGCCTGGCTGTTCAGTCACTGGTGATGCACCATTAGACtagaatatatactttttttttgattgattgagacttttattagtaggttgcacagtgaagtacatattccgtacaactgaccactaaatggtaacacccggatacgtttttcaacttgtttaagtcggggtccacttaaattgattcatgatacagatatatactatcatatatactatcatcataatacagtcatcacacaagataatcacattgaattatttacattatttacaatcaggggtgtggaggggggggggggtatggacatcaagtagtggacatagagagagagaga
It encodes the following:
- the LOC133654268 gene encoding high choriolytic enzyme 1-like, with product MSPVASLLMLLLLGLAQAQQDMDEEFSGNDEETIDITTAILTTNNGTSELLMEGDMLLPQTRNALRCLSNSCLWRKSSNGLVTIPYILSPQFSGMERQKIERALQSFHGRSCIRFVPRRNEYDFISVENKGGCFAALGRQGGRQVVSLNRQGCIYHGIIQHEFLHALGFLHEQTRSDRDSYVRIIWQNIDPQMAFNFDKKNTNNLNTRYDYSSIMHYGRTAFSINGRDTIVPNSGANIGQRQGMSRIDITRLNILYGC